In Agrobacterium tumefaciens, a single genomic region encodes these proteins:
- the cobD gene encoding threonine-phosphate decarboxylase CobD yields MGETVPEKAQGAIRHGGNLGKARLMFRQAPEPWIDLSTGINPHSYPHSPIPASAFTRLPEPGTAEELKQLAATHFGAPSAQHVTLSPGTQMLMPLLAQIAINRGAQNGAVLSPAYAEHARTARMAGLTVNEVENISDLSAYGYAVVVNPNNPDGRITDREALLTLAGAIRRKGGLLVVDEAFIETGGAESLADAAGSDALVILRSFGKFYGMAGVRLGFAIAHPDIAAELEARLGPWAVSGPALHIATEALADREWQSSMRLRLAEEARRLNALLEKAGLKIAGGTSLFTLVRDERSKVLFEHLGRRGILVRIFDERPYDMRFGLPGSEAEWQRLEEALRSFDHSSKV; encoded by the coding sequence ATGGGCGAGACAGTACCAGAAAAGGCTCAAGGAGCGATCCGTCACGGCGGCAATCTCGGCAAGGCGCGCCTGATGTTTCGGCAAGCGCCTGAACCGTGGATCGACCTTTCGACCGGGATCAACCCGCACTCCTATCCGCATTCACCCATTCCTGCCAGCGCATTCACCCGTCTGCCGGAACCCGGCACCGCCGAGGAGCTTAAACAGCTGGCGGCAACCCATTTCGGCGCGCCTTCCGCGCAGCATGTGACACTCTCTCCCGGCACCCAGATGCTGATGCCTTTGCTGGCGCAGATCGCCATCAATCGTGGAGCCCAAAACGGTGCCGTGCTTTCACCCGCCTATGCGGAACATGCCCGCACCGCACGCATGGCGGGGCTAACCGTCAACGAAGTGGAAAACATCAGCGATCTGTCGGCTTACGGCTATGCGGTAGTGGTCAATCCCAACAATCCCGATGGTCGCATCACCGATCGCGAAGCTTTACTCACGCTGGCAGGAGCAATACGCCGCAAAGGCGGCCTGCTCGTCGTGGATGAAGCCTTCATCGAAACGGGCGGCGCCGAAAGCCTCGCGGATGCAGCCGGTAGCGACGCGCTGGTAATCCTGCGATCCTTCGGAAAATTTTATGGCATGGCGGGCGTGCGATTGGGCTTCGCAATTGCGCATCCCGACATCGCTGCCGAACTGGAAGCAAGGCTTGGCCCCTGGGCGGTTTCCGGCCCGGCGCTGCATATCGCGACCGAAGCGCTGGCAGACAGGGAGTGGCAGTCATCCATGCGTCTGCGGCTCGCGGAGGAAGCAAGGCGCTTGAACGCGCTGCTGGAAAAGGCAGGGCTGAAAATCGCCGGCGGCACGTCCCTGTTCACGCTGGTGCGGGACGAGCGCAGCAAGGTACTGTTCGAGCATCTCGGCCGTCGCGGCATTCTGGTGCGCATCTTTGACGAAAGGCCTTATGACATGCGTTTCGGCCTTCCCGGCAGCGAAGCTGAGTGGCAGCGCCTCGAAGAGGCGCTGCGATCTTTCGATCACTCCTCGAAAGTGTAG
- a CDS encoding L-fuconate dehydratase, whose protein sequence is MTKITDLRVFDLRFPTSQSLDGSDAMNPDPDYSAAYVILDTDEPGLKGHGLTFTIGRGNDICCMAIEAMRHLVVGTDLATVTENPGKYWRHLTSDSQLRWIGPDKGAMHLATGAVVNAVWDLLAKKAGKPVWQLVADMSPEEIADIVDYRYLTDVLTRDDALAILRKAEAGKKERIETLKNEGYACYTTSAGWLGYDDAKLRRLCQEAIDAGFNHVKMKVGRDLEDDIRRLTIAREVIGPDRYLMIDANQVWEVDQAIEWVNKLAFSKPFFIEEPTSPDDVAGHRKIRAAIGPVKVATGEMCQNRIMFKQFIAEGAIDVVQIDSCRMGGLNEVLAVLLIAAKYNLPVWPHAGGVGLCEYVQHLSMIDYLVVSGTKEGRVIEYVDHLHEHFIEPCDIRNAAYMPPKLPGFSIEMKPESIETYTFEE, encoded by the coding sequence ATGACCAAAATTACAGATCTGCGTGTTTTCGACCTGCGTTTCCCGACCTCCCAGAGCCTCGACGGCTCTGACGCGATGAATCCCGACCCGGATTATTCGGCGGCTTACGTCATTCTCGATACGGACGAGCCGGGCCTGAAGGGCCATGGCCTGACCTTCACCATCGGCCGAGGCAATGACATATGCTGCATGGCCATCGAAGCGATGCGCCATCTGGTGGTCGGCACTGATCTTGCCACCGTCACGGAAAACCCCGGCAAATATTGGCGACATCTGACGAGTGATAGCCAGCTGCGCTGGATCGGCCCGGACAAGGGCGCGATGCATCTTGCCACCGGTGCCGTGGTCAACGCGGTATGGGATCTGCTGGCCAAGAAGGCCGGCAAGCCGGTATGGCAGCTTGTGGCCGATATGAGCCCGGAAGAAATCGCCGATATCGTTGATTATCGTTATCTCACTGACGTGCTGACCCGCGACGATGCGCTGGCGATCCTCAGAAAGGCCGAGGCCGGCAAGAAGGAACGCATCGAGACGCTGAAGAACGAAGGGTATGCATGCTATACGACGTCAGCCGGCTGGCTGGGTTACGACGATGCCAAGCTGCGCCGTCTTTGCCAGGAAGCGATCGATGCCGGTTTCAACCATGTGAAGATGAAGGTCGGCCGCGATCTCGAAGACGACATCCGCCGTCTCACTATTGCCCGTGAAGTGATCGGCCCCGACCGTTATCTGATGATCGACGCCAACCAGGTATGGGAAGTGGATCAGGCGATCGAGTGGGTGAATAAGCTCGCCTTTTCCAAGCCGTTCTTCATCGAAGAGCCGACGAGCCCGGATGATGTGGCTGGCCACCGCAAGATTCGCGCCGCCATCGGCCCGGTGAAGGTGGCAACCGGTGAAATGTGCCAGAACCGCATCATGTTCAAGCAGTTCATCGCCGAAGGCGCAATTGATGTCGTACAGATCGACAGCTGCCGTATGGGCGGTCTGAACGAGGTGCTGGCTGTTTTGCTGATCGCGGCAAAATACAATTTGCCGGTCTGGCCACATGCGGGCGGCGTCGGCCTTTGCGAATATGTGCAGCATCTGTCGATGATCGACTATCTCGTGGTATCAGGCACCAAGGAAGGTCGCGTGATCGAATATGTCGACCATCTGCATGAGCACTTCATCGAGCCCTGCGATATCCGCAACGCGGCTTATATGCCGCCGAAGCTGCCGGGCTTCTCCATCGAAATGAAGCCGGAGTCGATCGAGACCTACACTTTCGAGGAGTGA